The Leclercia adecarboxylata region AACTGGCGTGTGACTGCGCCAGGGTTATGAAGGCCGACGGGCTGGTGAATGTTCAGACGCGAAACGATGTGAATGGCAACCCGGTGCTGCTTGAAACCAACATGCGTCCGTCAGGGGGGGTGGGTTATACCCTTCACAGCGGGGTGAACCTTCCTGGGTTATTTGCTGCCTTTAAGCTCGGTCTGATGTCTGAAGATATGGTGCGCCAGAGCGCTAAAAACACCTTTTCTCCGGTTGCGGTGAGATCCATTACGGATGTAATTGCATACCCGGAATCACTCTCTAACCTTCTGAATTAAGGCGTATTTATGTCTGATATCCTCGAAGATATGATTTATCGCCGTACCCTCTCATGCGGTACGATTCAGGTAACCCGCGACCAGGGTGAAGTTTCGCTCGATGACCTGTTTGACATCGCTGAAAGACGTAACCCGAAACGCGCCTTTCTGTTTGTCAGCAAAGTACTCGGCAGGCACATTCCCGTGCCACCCTCAGTCATGCGGCAGGCCTACAGACAGCTTGCCAGCCAGTTCCCCTCGACACTGACAGGACCCGTACTGTTTATCGGTATGGCTGAAACCGCCGTTGGGCTTGGGGCCGGTGTATTTGATGAAGTGCGCCACCAGCATCCTGAATCTGTCTATCTGACCTCTACCCGTCACCCGGTTGATGGCACGTTGCTTTGCGAGTTCAAGGAAGAACACAGCCACGCCACCGATCATCTGATCTATCTGCCAGATGATGAAGAGAAAAGACGTCGTGTTACCAACGCACGAACGCTGGTTTTGATTGATGACGAGGCAACCACCGGTAATACCTTTATTAACCTGCTTTCAGCCCTGCGTAATACCGGCAAGCTTCAACATATTGAACAGGTTATAGCCGTTACGCTTACCGACTGGAGTGGCAAAGCCTTGTCCGAGCGCAGCACCTTACCAGTCACTTCGGTTTCTCTTGTAAGCGGTAAGTGGGGATGGACCCCATTACCTGATGCACCTGTCCCGGACATGCCGAAAGTCAACGTAACTTCACGAGGAGAATGGGACATCCAGGGAAAACAGTCCTGGGGCCGACTGGGGATGCTCGCACCTGCGGCCGATCTCGGCCATGAGGTCTCCGTCCACAAGGGGGAACGTATTCTGGTTCTCGGGACCGGGGAATTCGTCTGGGAGCCGTTCCTGCTTGCTGAACGGCTCGAAGCTGCCGGAGCACAGGCATTTTATGGATCGACCACCCGCTCCCCTATCGCCGTTGGTTATGCCATTGAGTCCGCCATTTCCTTTACGGATAACTACGGGCTGGGCATCCCCAATTTTGTCTATAACGTCGCCCACCAGCAGTTTGACCGCATTCTTGTGTGTACTGAGACACCCGCAGAAAGTATTGACACGCAGCTTCTTAAGGCGCTGGCTGAGGTTGCGGCCGTCGTGGAGATTGTTACCTATGAATAAACCCGTTGTTCTGAGCGACCTTGACGACACGCTCTTTCAGACCCGTCGTAAAATGGTGGACGAGCTGGCCCTGGAGCCATTCCGTACCGGTGCCGTTGATCGCACCCTGAATCCACGAAGCTTTATGACGGAAGAACAGTCCATGTTGGTGGACTGGCTCCTGGAGCAGGCTGAACTCATACCCGTTACCGCACGGGGAACTGAAGAAATCAGCCGCGTACGGATCCCTTTCCACTCCTGGGCAATCACCACTCACGGGGCCGTCATTCTCACGCCAGAAGGCAAACCCGACGAGGAGTGGAAGGCCCATATGCTCGGCCAGCTGGCTCCCTATCAGGAAAAGCTGACATCGATGCAGCGTCTGATCACTGAAATGATGGACGCAAAAGGGATCAATGCCTGGGCAAGGCTGAACTTCGAATACGGTGAAACGGCGGTTTATATGGTGATGAAGCACCGCGACAGCACCCGCCTTGACGAGCTCAATGCCATTGCAGATGAGATAGAAACGGTGTTTCCGACCGAGGGCTTCTACATCCACCGCAACAGTAATAACGTGGCCTGGCTTCCCACCGCGGTTGAGAAAGGGCTGGCAGTCAGATGGCTTCTTGAAAAACTTCGGGCTGAACGCGGAGTCTTCCCCGTAATTGGTCTGGGCGACAGCCTGAGCGATCATCGTTTTATGAAACTGTGCAGCTGGTTTGGCATCCCGCGTCAGAGTCAGTTTGCAGATGCCATTTCACAGCGAATTTTTGGAGAAAATTAAAATGCAGCCACATGACACATTTACCGGCTCATACCAGCCCGGTGACGTGGAATTTCTGCTAAAGCCGGTAGTCATTGAGATGACGCCGGTTGAGCAAAAAGAAGAGCTGATTCAGTCAGGGAAGAAACATTATTCGGACATGCTCAGTCAGGAGCCAGCGCCAACACAATGGCATCTTGATTTGTTTCACCGGGCGCTGGATCGGGGCGCAGAGAGACTTGCAAAAGAAGTCACACAGCTCGCTATTGCTCTGGCCGAACGCTTCGGTGATGAGCCCATTGTACTGGCCAGTCTCGTCAGAGCTGGCGTGCCGCTCGGCGTTATGCTGCACCAGGCCCTGCGTGACATGGGGAAAACCTCATGGCATTACGGTATCAGCATTATCCGGGATCGTGGAATTGACGGTGCAGCCCTCGACGTCATTGAAGAGCGCCATGGTACCAGCGGTATTGTCTTTGTTGACGGATGGACAGGTAAAGGCGCAATTACCGGAGAGCTTGTACGCGCACTGAAAGATCGCCCGGGCTATCCTGAGCAGCCGCGACTGGTTGTCCTGGCCGATCCCTGTGGCTGCTCCTG contains the following coding sequences:
- a CDS encoding phosphoribosyltransferase domain-containing protein, giving the protein MSDILEDMIYRRTLSCGTIQVTRDQGEVSLDDLFDIAERRNPKRAFLFVSKVLGRHIPVPPSVMRQAYRQLASQFPSTLTGPVLFIGMAETAVGLGAGVFDEVRHQHPESVYLTSTRHPVDGTLLCEFKEEHSHATDHLIYLPDDEEKRRRVTNARTLVLIDDEATTGNTFINLLSALRNTGKLQHIEQVIAVTLTDWSGKALSERSTLPVTSVSLVSGKWGWTPLPDAPVPDMPKVNVTSRGEWDIQGKQSWGRLGMLAPAADLGHEVSVHKGERILVLGTGEFVWEPFLLAERLEAAGAQAFYGSTTRSPIAVGYAIESAISFTDNYGLGIPNFVYNVAHQQFDRILVCTETPAESIDTQLLKALAEVAAVVEIVTYE
- a CDS encoding ATP-grasp domain-containing protein, translated to LACDCARVMKADGLVNVQTRNDVNGNPVLLETNMRPSGGVGYTLHSGVNLPGLFAAFKLGLMSEDMVRQSAKNTFSPVAVRSITDVIAYPESLSNLLN
- a CDS encoding cysteine protease StiP family protein, which encodes MQPHDTFTGSYQPGDVEFLLKPVVIEMTPVEQKEELIQSGKKHYSDMLSQEPAPTQWHLDLFHRALDRGAERLAKEVTQLAIALAERFGDEPIVLASLVRAGVPLGVMLHQALRDMGKTSWHYGISIIRDRGIDGAALDVIEERHGTSGIVFVDGWTGKGAITGELVRALKDRPGYPEQPRLVVLADPCGCSWLAASDDDWLIPFGIMGAPVSGLISRSVWSSEGLHGCMVCEHLSEFECSRMLVDTVAHFRKKLTPSSLATLSWNMESARVLWQTSRDVIAFLADEFKVDSVNRIKPGIAEATRAVLRRVPDHVFVRSIDDPDVALLVGLAREKGIVVTEMGGTLGQYRAVTIIKKVL